GGATCAGCGCCTTGCTCGGCACACATCCCACGTTCAGGCAGTCGCCGCCCATCAGGTCACGTTCGATCAGGGCGACCTTGGCGCCGAGTCCTGCCGCCCCGGCCGCGGTGACCAACCCCGCCGTACCACCGCCGATCACCACGAGGTTGTATCGTCCGCTCGGCGTCGGGTTAACCCAGTTCGGCGGGTGCACATGCGAGGCGAGTTCGAGGTTGTGTTCATCCTGCGGTTGCAAGGCCGGAATCTCGGCATGGGGTTCGTGGATCGCGCGTGTCGGATTCATCATTTGGGTCATGGCAGGTTCTCCCGCGAGTTTAAGGACCAGTCGTAATCCAGCCACTGGATCGTCGGCGTCTGCCCCGCGTTAAGGCGCTGTTTGAGCGCCGGGGCATAACGTGCGGCGAAGGCGAGGACTGATTCGGCAGCCTGTTTGAAGTCGCCACCATACCAGTTGTAAAGCTGCGTCAGGTGCACGGCGTTGTGTTCGGCGTCCAGGCGATACCAACGGTCATGCGTGTGCACGTACCGGGCCTGATCGGCCAACTGCTGCTCCAAGCGGTCGGCGACGTACGCCTGGCTTCGAAGCGGCGGGCAGCCCACCGCGGCGCAGACCAGCGCGAAGTGAATTCGTGGCTCGGCGAAGTGGGGACGAATCTGTTCGTGCTCGATCTGGTTCAGCGACCAGATCTGCCCGGCGAATTTCCATCGGACCGCATCCCATCGCCGGGCGTCGGGGATGTCCCGGATCGACTTGAGCTTGCCGCCATCGTAGTGATCGAGGATCAGCGTGAGTGTGAAGGCGTTATAGGCGTTGATGAGCAGGGCGAGCTTCTGATCGCGTCCCATCTGCTCGAACGGCGCGGAGTCCAGGCTCTTGACGTAGGCACTCAGACGATCGCGGTCGCGCATCAGGCCGGCGTAGTCGACGCCGCCTTTGTCATTGACGTACTTGCGGAGCAGGGCGTCGAAGGCGCTGTGGTCGAAGGAGGGGCCGCCGGATTGGGCGGCGTAGGTCTCGGCCATGTCGACCGGGGGCGGACCGAACAGGCCCAGCAGCCGATGCTGATTGGCGTAGGCGCAGCCAGTGAGCGCCACAGCAAGCAGGGCCACGGTGATGTATCCGATGGTTGCGAGATGGCTCGGCGTGGTGTTGTTCATGGGTTGACTTTCGGTTGTGCCCTGGGAGGCGGGTTCGATGTCGTCGGCCTGTCGCGCCATCGCGCGGCGGGCGAGTTTGGTCACATAAACAGTGACAATGATGGTGGCCAGCAGCCCCACCGCCAGCATCGTCCATTGAGCGGGCGAGCGGCCCTGAGCCTGACCGGCCGCCGCGGCGACGCCGGCGCGCCCCGCGTAGCCCAGGTACACGTACATGAACGTGCCCGGCAGCATGGCGATCCAACTGGTCAGCACGCACGGCCAGAAGCCGATCGCCGTCAGACCGTACAGGTAGTTCTGTATGTTGAACGGTATCGCCGGGGAAAGACGCAATAGCGCCACGATCTTCCACCCGCCTTCGCTGACCGCCCGGTCGACGGCCCGGAACTTCGGAAAATGCGACAGCTTGCGCTCCACAGCACGACGCGCCAGGTAACGGGCGACCAGAAACGCCATCGCCGCGCCGGCGGTCGAACCCACCGACACCGCCGCCGTGCCCCACCACAGACCGAAGATCGCCCCGGCCCCCAGCGTCAGCGCCGACCCTGGAATCATCAGTATCGTCGCGACGACGTACACGGCCGCGAACACCAGCGGACCCCACACGCCCATGTTGGAAACCGAGGCGCCGAGCCAGTCTGTGAGCCGTCCCACCGGCAGCAGCCGCACCACCGCCAGCACACAGATCAACACCACCACGATGCTCCCCAGGCGCACCAAGCGCGTCAGGTTGAAACCCGGCGAAGAGGAACCGGCGGTATCCCTCGTTGAGGTCAGCTCCACGAAGTTCATGATTTGCTCCCGTCGATTAGGGCGCCGCCGCAGGACGAGCCGCAGCCGGCGGTACATGCGAAGCAGTGGTCGCCCGTGGCGATCACGCGGCGGACAAACGCTCCCGGGTCGAAGTCCCGGATATGCTGTGCCCGATTTCTCGCCGTGATTCCCATGGCGTAGTTAAAATCGCAGTCATACATCATGCCGTCGTATCCCACATGCAGTTGATGGCGGCACATCAGGCCGTCGAGTGTCCCGGGATTAAAGGCCTCGCGCAGCAGTTGCCTGTACGCCTCGGCCTTGTCCTGGCGGGCCAGGTCGTGCAGGAAGCGTCCGATCGGGATGTTGGTGATCGTGTAGAGCTTGTTGAATTCCAAGCCACGCTCGCGACGCAGCGCCTCGCGGTAGGCCTGCTCAAGCGGCGGCTGAGGCGGAGGGAGCGCCGGGCCCAGCGGGTTGTACACGAGGTCCAAAGGCTTGTCGGCATCGCGGCCATAACCGGTCCGGTTCAGTCGACGGATCACTTCGACGCTGTCTTCATACACATGGCGGCCGCGCTGACGATCGACATTCGTCGGCAGGTAGCACGGTAGCGAGGCGATTAGGTGAATGCCGCGTTCGGCGTACCATTCGGGCAGGTCTTCATAACCCGGCTGAAGCATGATCGTCAGGTTCGTGCGCACCATCACGTGCAGCCTCTGCGCCAGGGCGGCATCGACGAGACGGCGGAAGTCCGGATTCATCTCAGGCGCTCCACCAGTGATGTCCAGCGTCGCGGCCCCGGCATGGCGCGCCGCATTCAACACGTCGAGCATCGTGGTCCAGTCCATCTGCTCCTCACGCTTGGGTGAAGATTCGACATGACAATGCCGACACGCCAGGTTGCATCGCAGGCCGATGTTCACCTGCACCGTATCAAGGGTCAGGCCACGCAGGCGTTTGCCTGAGGCACTCTCGACGTGCTCGTCGAAAGCGGTGCGTCCTGAAATGGTCAGTGGAATCGTCGTCATGATGATGAGTCGTCCCCGGAAGTGAAAACCTTACATGAGTTGTTGTGGTCTCGTGTTTTCGAGGGGCGGTGCTTCCGGGGGCGGAGGCCGGCGCCGTGGCGGAAAGGGTGGATCAGCAGTTCTCCCAGTTTGCGCCAGTGCGCACCGCCGTCGGCGTCATCGAGGCCCTGCTGAATTCGCTCCGGGTCCTCTCGCAGGCGGTAGGTACCGAAGCATCGGTCCCAGATCGACAGCACGCTGGAGTAGTTCGAGTCGGTTTCGACCCGACAGCGTGAATGATGCACCCAATGCATCCAAGGCGTGACGATCAGCCACCGCAGCAGATCGTCCAGCCGGCGCGGCACACGGATGTTGCTGTGATGAAACAGAATCACCGGCAACAGGATCGTCTCGTACACGAGCAGTTGCTGGACCGTCATGCCCAGCAGTGGCAGCACCGCCAGTCGGGCCGTCGAGGACAGGGCCACCTCGCCCGTATGAAAACGCAGCGCCGAGGTGGCCTCCATGGCGCGGTCCGTGTGATGAACCGAATGGAACCGCCACAGCAGCGGAACGCGGTGATTCAACCGGTGCCACCCGTACATCCACATATCGAACAGCACCAGTACCATGAGCCATTGAGCCCATTGGGGCATCGTCACCACGTGTACCAGACCAAAGTGCTCGCGCTGGGCCCACGAGCATACGGCGTAAACCAACGTAGCGAACGGCACGGCGATCACAACGCTATTGATCAGGGCCATTGCGAGATGAGTTATGCCGTGCCGCCCCCGATGCTCACGTCCGACATACTGCGGCGCCACGGCCTCGATGATCCACAGCAGCGCCAGCACAACCGCCGCGACGGCGGGGCGAGTTATCGACAATCCGTTGGTCGGATCTATCGGCATGGGACGATCACCTGTCCAGTCGAACTGTGCCGCCTTGCATGCGGATCGCTTCGCATCGGCAAGACATTGTAGAAGAACCCACGGCCAACGAATTGACCGTGGGTCCGAGCGGGGGTAAGACAATCAGGTGCGAGATGTGCGGGTCAGGCGGCATCAGGTCCGTAGCAACCAATAAATCACCGCCCCGAGCGCTAACCCCAGCGGCAGCGTGGTGATCCATGTGATGAGAATGCCGGTGATGGTCGACCAGTTGCGCCGGCCGTTGACGGCGCTGATGCCGAAGATTGAACCACAACTGACATGGGTGGTCGACACCGGCACGCCGAGGCGCGAAGCGCCCAGCACGAGCGCCGCGGTCACGAGATTGGCGGTCAGCCCCTGGCCGGTGTTGAGCTGCGTGATATTGCGGCTCATGGTTTCGGCGACTTTGCGCGACTGGATGAGACCGCCGACGACCACAGCCGCGGTGATCAGCAGCAGGACGCCGTGGGTGTTGTCGTGCGCCCAGGCGGCGCCCGACGCCCCGGATGCCAGCAGCAGCGCGGCGATCTTCGGCGTGTCGTTGACCGCGCGGGCAAAGCACACCGCGCCGCCGCTGAGCCAGTGCACCGAATCGACGATCGATTGCGCCCGCACACCCAGGCAATGCCCGTCGTACCGCTCGACGCACTGATCCACATCATCCATCCGAACCGTCAACTCGCCCCCCCCGGAACCGCATCCACGCCCTTTCAAAATCGCGGTCCCGTCGGCCAGAATCGTCGCCGGCTGCGGCGCCTGCCTGCCGATGCACACGCAGGTCTGCGAGCCGACGTCGAGGCGTCGACGCAAGCGGCTGAAAATCGGATACAGAATCGCCGCCGCGGCGATCGCCAGGATCGGGCTCAACAGCAGCGGCTGGGCAAACTTGGTCGCTAGCGTGTTCCAGTGAATGCCGCCGGGGTTTCCGGGGCTGGCGACCAGTCCCACGCCGACCAGCGCCCCGGTCAGCGCGTGCGTGGTCGAGGTCGGCATGCCCAGCACCGTAGCCAGAAAGATTGTCGATGCGGCGGCGACACCGATCGATGTCAACATCGCCGGATCAAACACCACGCCGTCGATGAGCCCCTTGCCGCTGAAGGCCTTGACCAACCCGTGCGCCAGCGCCACGGAAACCAGGCTGCCGGCCAGGGTCGTCACCGTCGCCCAGACGAGCGCTCCGCGATAGCGGGTCGTCGCGCTGCCGTAGAGCGTGGCCACGCCTTTGAAGTTGTCATTGGCGCCGTTGGTGTACGCCAGGAACACAATCGCAACAGTCAGAAAGATGCCGATCGTCATGGATATTTCCTGTGTGTAATCAGCAGCACGAGCCATTGTCGCCCGTG
This genomic window from Planctomycetota bacterium contains:
- a CDS encoding DUF547 domain-containing protein; translation: MNFVELTSTRDTAGSSSPGFNLTRLVRLGSIVVVLICVLAVVRLLPVGRLTDWLGASVSNMGVWGPLVFAAVYVVATILMIPGSALTLGAGAIFGLWWGTAAVSVGSTAGAAMAFLVARYLARRAVERKLSHFPKFRAVDRAVSEGGWKIVALLRLSPAIPFNIQNYLYGLTAIGFWPCVLTSWIAMLPGTFMYVYLGYAGRAGVAAAAGQAQGRSPAQWTMLAVGLLATIIVTVYVTKLARRAMARQADDIEPASQGTTESQPMNNTTPSHLATIGYITVALLAVALTGCAYANQHRLLGLFGPPPVDMAETYAAQSGGPSFDHSAFDALLRKYVNDKGGVDYAGLMRDRDRLSAYVKSLDSAPFEQMGRDQKLALLINAYNAFTLTLILDHYDGGKLKSIRDIPDARRWDAVRWKFAGQIWSLNQIEHEQIRPHFAEPRIHFALVCAAVGCPPLRSQAYVADRLEQQLADQARYVHTHDRWYRLDAEHNAVHLTQLYNWYGGDFKQAAESVLAFAARYAPALKQRLNAGQTPTIQWLDYDWSLNSRENLP
- a CDS encoding radical SAM/Cys-rich domain protein, translating into MTTIPLTISGRTAFDEHVESASGKRLRGLTLDTVQVNIGLRCNLACRHCHVESSPKREEQMDWTTMLDVLNAARHAGAATLDITGGAPEMNPDFRRLVDAALAQRLHVMVRTNLTIMLQPGYEDLPEWYAERGIHLIASLPCYLPTNVDRQRGRHVYEDSVEVIRRLNRTGYGRDADKPLDLVYNPLGPALPPPQPPLEQAYREALRRERGLEFNKLYTITNIPIGRFLHDLARQDKAEAYRQLLREAFNPGTLDGLMCRHQLHVGYDGMMYDCDFNYAMGITARNRAQHIRDFDPGAFVRRVIATGDHCFACTAGCGSSCGGALIDGSKS
- a CDS encoding sterol desaturase family protein — encoded protein: MPIDPTNGLSITRPAVAAVVLALLWIIEAVAPQYVGREHRGRHGITHLAMALINSVVIAVPFATLVYAVCSWAQREHFGLVHVVTMPQWAQWLMVLVLFDMWMYGWHRLNHRVPLLWRFHSVHHTDRAMEATSALRFHTGEVALSSTARLAVLPLLGMTVQQLLVYETILLPVILFHHSNIRVPRRLDDLLRWLIVTPWMHWVHHSRCRVETDSNYSSVLSIWDRCFGTYRLREDPERIQQGLDDADGGAHWRKLGELLIHPFRHGAGLRPRKHRPSKTRDHNNSCKVFTSGDDSSS
- a CDS encoding inorganic phosphate transporter, whose translation is MARAADYTQEISMTIGIFLTVAIVFLAYTNGANDNFKGVATLYGSATTRYRGALVWATVTTLAGSLVSVALAHGLVKAFSGKGLIDGVVFDPAMLTSIGVAAASTIFLATVLGMPTSTTHALTGALVGVGLVASPGNPGGIHWNTLATKFAQPLLLSPILAIAAAAILYPIFSRLRRRLDVGSQTCVCIGRQAPQPATILADGTAILKGRGCGSGGGELTVRMDDVDQCVERYDGHCLGVRAQSIVDSVHWLSGGAVCFARAVNDTPKIAALLLASGASGAAWAHDNTHGVLLLITAAVVVGGLIQSRKVAETMSRNITQLNTGQGLTANLVTAALVLGASRLGVPVSTTHVSCGSIFGISAVNGRRNWSTITGILITWITTLPLGLALGAVIYWLLRT